One Candidatus Methanomethylophilaceae archaeon DNA segment encodes these proteins:
- the ppsA gene encoding phosphoenolpyruvate synthase, whose protein sequence is MDKKIVDVNELHVEDVPFVGGKGANLGELTNAGFPVPEAFVLTTVAYDYFIDSSRIFDAINKELAGIDRNSDDSLENASKKIRGLFEKYEIPEDLRRDVSAKYKLLFPGGKVGFVAVRSSATAEDLPDASFAGQQETYLNVKDEDDLFDKIRKCWSSLFTARAIAYREKQGYSHSEVKLAVVVQRMVNSEFSGIMFTKNPNNGANEIIIEAGYGLGEALVGGEVTPDTYIIDKQKMKISKKIVSTQTWKYVRGPKGGVVKEDIPSAMTKSQKIPDDRILEIAMIGHHIEIHYEKPMDMEWCIEGGKAYIVQARPITVTGDAATNESVGTPTSSEDIITSGLGASPGLAMGKVVIYETGMSLDVIKNGDILVTKMTMPDMVPAMSRAAGIVTDEGGMTCHAAIISRELGTPCVVGTGNATEILKDGMEITVDGTTGTVYKGIIKRKEEAAAAPAAIGEFVPITGTKVMVNMSMPSKAEEIAQLPCDGVGLMRIEFLFTNYIGEHPCAVIKEGRTQELIDKLVEGISTVTKAFYPRPITLRTSDFKTNEYRDMKGGAEYEPTEDNPMIGWRGCSRYVSDNYREAFMCELKAIKKVRDELGFKNLNMMLPFVRTIDEVKDITAMMESVGLRRSKDFKLYFMAEVPVNIFMADEFCKYCDAFSIGSNDLTQLTMGCDRDSDILGRMGYFDERNEGVKRAISHLIKVAHENGKFVSICGQGPSVYPEFAEFLVEQGIDCISLNPDTFVKTKRIIASAEQKIILRDLRSLRNKF, encoded by the coding sequence ATGGATAAGAAAATCGTAGATGTAAACGAGCTGCACGTTGAAGATGTACCCTTCGTGGGAGGCAAAGGCGCCAACCTTGGGGAGCTCACGAACGCCGGATTCCCCGTTCCGGAGGCATTCGTCCTCACTACGGTCGCTTACGATTATTTCATCGACTCTAGCAGGATTTTCGATGCCATCAACAAAGAGCTAGCGGGCATCGACAGAAACTCCGATGACAGCCTCGAGAACGCCTCGAAGAAGATCAGAGGCCTTTTTGAGAAATATGAGATACCCGAGGACCTCAGAAGGGATGTGTCGGCCAAATACAAGCTCCTCTTCCCCGGCGGAAAAGTCGGATTCGTCGCCGTCAGGTCCAGCGCGACCGCGGAAGACCTTCCCGACGCCAGCTTCGCCGGCCAGCAGGAGACCTATCTGAACGTCAAGGACGAGGACGATCTCTTCGATAAGATCAGGAAATGCTGGTCGTCCCTCTTCACCGCCAGGGCCATAGCGTACCGCGAAAAGCAGGGATACTCCCACAGCGAAGTCAAATTGGCGGTCGTCGTCCAGAGGATGGTCAACTCCGAGTTCTCGGGAATAATGTTCACCAAAAACCCCAACAACGGGGCGAATGAGATCATAATCGAAGCCGGATACGGGTTGGGAGAGGCTCTGGTCGGAGGCGAGGTCACCCCTGACACTTACATCATCGACAAGCAGAAGATGAAGATCTCCAAGAAGATCGTCTCCACCCAGACCTGGAAATACGTCCGCGGCCCCAAGGGAGGCGTCGTCAAGGAGGACATCCCCAGCGCGATGACCAAATCCCAGAAGATACCGGACGACCGCATCCTCGAGATCGCCATGATCGGGCACCACATCGAGATCCACTACGAGAAGCCCATGGACATGGAATGGTGCATCGAGGGCGGCAAAGCCTACATCGTGCAGGCCAGGCCGATCACCGTCACCGGAGACGCGGCCACCAACGAATCCGTCGGCACCCCGACTTCCAGCGAAGACATAATCACCTCCGGACTCGGCGCCAGCCCCGGGCTTGCCATGGGAAAGGTCGTGATCTATGAGACCGGAATGAGCCTCGACGTCATCAAAAACGGCGACATACTGGTCACCAAAATGACCATGCCGGACATGGTCCCCGCCATGAGCAGGGCCGCCGGGATCGTCACCGACGAGGGCGGAATGACCTGCCACGCCGCGATCATCTCCAGGGAGCTCGGGACCCCTTGCGTCGTCGGAACCGGTAATGCCACCGAGATTCTGAAGGATGGCATGGAGATCACCGTCGACGGGACCACCGGAACCGTCTACAAAGGGATAATCAAGAGGAAAGAGGAGGCTGCCGCCGCGCCCGCTGCCATCGGCGAATTCGTGCCGATAACCGGGACCAAAGTCATGGTGAACATGTCCATGCCCTCAAAGGCGGAGGAGATAGCCCAGCTCCCGTGCGACGGGGTCGGCCTGATGAGGATCGAGTTCCTCTTCACCAACTACATCGGCGAGCACCCCTGCGCGGTCATCAAAGAAGGCAGGACCCAGGAGCTCATCGACAAGCTCGTCGAAGGCATCTCCACGGTCACCAAAGCGTTCTACCCCAGGCCCATCACCCTCAGGACCTCCGACTTCAAGACCAACGAATACCGCGACATGAAAGGCGGAGCCGAATACGAGCCCACCGAGGACAACCCCATGATCGGATGGAGGGGATGCTCCAGATATGTATCCGACAACTACCGCGAGGCGTTCATGTGCGAGCTGAAGGCCATCAAGAAGGTCAGGGATGAGCTCGGGTTCAAGAACCTCAACATGATGCTGCCCTTCGTCAGGACCATCGACGAGGTGAAGGACATCACCGCGATGATGGAGTCCGTCGGGCTCAGGAGAAGCAAAGACTTCAAGCTGTACTTCATGGCCGAAGTCCCCGTGAACATCTTCATGGCGGATGAGTTCTGCAAGTACTGCGACGCGTTCTCCATCGGATCCAACGATCTGACCCAGCTGACCATGGGATGCGACAGGGATTCCGATATCCTCGGCCGCATGGGGTATTTCGACGAGAGGAACGAAGGCGTGAAGAGAGCGATCTCCCACCTGATCAAGGTTGCCCACGAGAACGGCAAATTCGTGAGCATCTGCGGGCAGGGCCCCTCGGTTTACCCCGAATTCGCCGAGTTCCTGGTGGAGCAGGGGATCGACTGCATCTCCCTGAACCCCGACACCTTCGTCAAGACCAAGAGGATCATCGCCTCCGCGGAGCAGAAGATCATCCTCAGGGACCTCAGAAGCCTCAGAAACAAATTCTGA
- the thrS gene encoding threonine--tRNA ligase: MKALYSDGTVKECEDELKVLRHTASHVLAQAVKRLYPDTKLSIGPAIDDGFYYDFDKEGGFVPEDLEKLEAEMKKIVKENIKIETFTMSREEAIEYLKSKGEDYKVELVSDIPEGEAISFYRQGDFTDLCAGPHALYTKAVKAFKLLSIAGAYWRGDEHNKMLQRIYGTAFASKEALDAHLAMLEEAKKRDHRKLGRELGLFAIMDEGPGFPFFLPKGMVLKNTLIDYWRELHVRENYQEISTPQILSQQLWLRSGHWDHYKENMYTTKIDDETFCIKPMNCPGSILVYKIHTHSYKELPIRVAELGLVHRHERSGTLHGLMRVRCFTQDDAHLFIAPEQITDEIKGVIRLVDEVYSKFGFKYHVELSTRPENSMGSDEDWELATNGLITALKDAGLEYIVNEGDGAFYGPKIDFHLEDSIGRTWQCGTIQLDFQLPQRFDMTYVGTDGEKHRPIMIHRVVFGSVERFIGILTEHFAGKFPVWLSPVQAKVLSVSEKTFDYASDVAAKLKSAGIRVELDNRDEKIGYKIREAQLEKVPYMLVLGEKEGDDGTVVTVRCRDGTDAGTMKLDDFIAKVRKEIEDRS, translated from the coding sequence ATGAAAGCTCTATACAGCGACGGAACGGTAAAGGAATGCGAAGACGAGCTCAAAGTTCTGAGGCACACAGCCTCCCATGTGCTCGCCCAAGCCGTCAAAAGGTTGTACCCTGACACCAAATTATCGATCGGGCCAGCCATCGACGACGGATTCTACTACGATTTTGATAAGGAGGGCGGATTCGTCCCCGAGGATCTAGAGAAACTCGAGGCCGAGATGAAGAAGATCGTCAAGGAGAACATCAAAATCGAGACCTTTACCATGTCTCGCGAAGAGGCCATAGAGTATCTGAAGTCGAAGGGCGAGGACTACAAAGTCGAGCTCGTCAGCGACATCCCCGAAGGCGAAGCCATCAGCTTCTACAGGCAGGGGGATTTCACCGATCTCTGCGCAGGGCCCCACGCGCTGTACACAAAGGCAGTCAAGGCGTTCAAGCTTCTCTCCATAGCCGGGGCGTACTGGCGCGGCGACGAGCACAACAAAATGCTCCAGAGGATATACGGGACCGCTTTCGCATCCAAGGAGGCTCTCGACGCCCATCTCGCGATGCTCGAGGAGGCGAAGAAGAGGGACCACCGCAAGCTCGGAAGGGAGCTCGGCCTTTTCGCCATAATGGACGAGGGCCCGGGATTCCCGTTTTTCCTCCCCAAGGGTATGGTTCTGAAGAATACGCTCATCGATTACTGGCGGGAATTGCATGTCAGGGAGAATTACCAGGAGATATCCACTCCGCAGATTCTCAGCCAGCAGCTATGGCTCAGGTCAGGGCACTGGGACCATTACAAAGAGAACATGTACACCACCAAAATCGACGATGAGACCTTTTGCATCAAGCCCATGAATTGCCCTGGAAGCATTCTGGTGTACAAGATCCACACCCATTCCTACAAAGAATTGCCGATAAGAGTGGCGGAGCTGGGATTGGTCCACAGGCACGAGAGGTCCGGAACCCTGCACGGATTGATGAGGGTCAGGTGCTTCACCCAGGACGATGCGCATCTTTTCATCGCTCCCGAGCAGATTACCGACGAGATCAAAGGCGTCATAAGGCTCGTGGATGAGGTCTATTCCAAATTCGGCTTCAAATACCATGTCGAACTCTCCACCAGGCCCGAGAACAGCATGGGTTCCGACGAGGATTGGGAGCTGGCTACGAACGGCCTTATCACCGCGCTCAAAGATGCTGGGTTGGAATACATCGTCAACGAGGGCGACGGAGCCTTCTACGGCCCCAAGATCGATTTCCATCTGGAGGATTCGATCGGCAGGACGTGGCAATGCGGTACCATCCAGCTCGATTTCCAGCTGCCTCAGAGGTTCGACATGACCTACGTCGGCACCGACGGGGAGAAGCACCGCCCGATCATGATCCACAGGGTCGTCTTCGGATCCGTCGAGAGGTTCATAGGGATTCTCACGGAGCACTTCGCGGGCAAATTCCCGGTTTGGCTCTCCCCGGTCCAGGCGAAAGTTCTGTCGGTGTCCGAGAAGACGTTCGATTACGCGTCCGATGTGGCGGCGAAGCTGAAATCCGCTGGCATAAGGGTCGAGCTCGACAACAGGGACGAGAAGATCGGATACAAGATCCGTGAGGCCCAGCTCGAGAAGGTCCCGTACATGCTTGTCCTCGGCGAGAAAGAGGGCGATGACGGAACAGTCGTCACCGTCAGATGCAGAGACGGCACCGATGCCGGGACCATGAAGCTCGACGATTTCATCGCCAAAGTCAGGAAAGAGATCGAAGACAGGTCGTAA
- a CDS encoding haloacid dehalogenase-like hydrolase, which translates to MTSDGSPADFVFDRWTEGSAPIEEIKKFAEAASNPGSEGYIPKKDRIAVFDMDGTILSENNPGDMEWALYLHRVFSDPGYRATQEQKDLAEEMMQVIRTGVKPPGFTARKNRCNAEAFDGMTVGQYVSYIKDFISKPSDTYLGAVRRDLFYLPMVQLMEYLAECGFTVFICSATEILNVRTTIEGTIDIPMHQVIGTEYLITASGQGDTDGMSYVMDWNDDLIYTSRIQLVASGMNKVIKLIQGIGQCPAIAFGNGSGDYSMLTYVSQNPFYKGKCFLLLADDDVRDYGKPETAAKLRKQAEEMGWSVISMKEDFKTIYKKGVRPKFKSIGEVFDGGNRI; encoded by the coding sequence GTGACATCCGACGGCAGCCCGGCTGATTTCGTTTTTGACAGATGGACGGAGGGATCCGCTCCCATAGAAGAGATAAAGAAGTTCGCCGAGGCGGCGTCCAACCCGGGGTCTGAGGGATACATACCAAAGAAAGACAGGATAGCCGTGTTCGATATGGACGGCACCATACTATCGGAGAACAATCCTGGCGACATGGAATGGGCGCTGTACCTCCATCGCGTATTCTCGGACCCTGGATACAGGGCCACGCAGGAGCAGAAGGACCTGGCTGAGGAGATGATGCAAGTCATCCGCACAGGCGTGAAACCTCCGGGATTCACCGCTAGGAAAAACAGGTGCAACGCTGAGGCCTTCGACGGGATGACCGTGGGGCAATACGTGTCGTACATCAAGGACTTCATCTCGAAGCCTTCGGACACGTACCTCGGAGCCGTCCGCCGGGATCTGTTCTACCTTCCTATGGTCCAGCTGATGGAATATCTGGCGGAATGCGGGTTCACTGTCTTCATCTGCTCAGCCACGGAAATCCTCAACGTCAGGACCACCATCGAAGGCACGATAGACATACCGATGCACCAAGTCATCGGCACGGAGTACCTGATCACAGCTTCCGGACAGGGCGACACCGACGGCATGAGCTACGTCATGGATTGGAACGACGATCTGATCTACACCAGCAGGATACAGCTCGTAGCCTCCGGGATGAACAAGGTCATAAAGCTCATCCAAGGCATCGGCCAGTGCCCCGCAATCGCGTTCGGGAACGGCTCTGGGGACTACAGCATGCTCACCTACGTGTCCCAGAACCCTTTCTACAAAGGCAAATGCTTCTTGCTTCTGGCAGACGATGACGTCAGGGATTACGGCAAGCCGGAAACCGCCGCGAAGCTCAGAAAACAAGCCGAAGAGATGGGATGGTCCGTGATATCCATGAAGGAAGACTTCAAAACCATCTACAAAAAAGGCGTCAGACCTAAGTTCAAAAGCATCGGCGAAGTCTTCGACGGCGGCAACCGCATCTGA
- a CDS encoding GTP-binding protein has product MATIEDQIKELEEEISKTKYNKATEGHIGKLKAKIARLSQEEEKRRSSKGPTKGFYVKKAGNATVALVGFPSVGKSTLLNQLTGAKSEVGAYHFTTLDVVPGVMEYNHAKIQILDMPGLIKDASRGKGRGREVIAAARSADVILLVVDIFNPNMNVLFKELYNAAIRMNQKRPDVVITPGDHGGIIVKPTVKLTKIDVDTIKDMTAAYGHINATVVVREDIDVEQMLDVLAGNRVYIKSIMAINKVDLAKPGQLESVQEMHKAYRNVPVSAATGFGIDELKQAIYDTIDMIRVYLKPQGQEADMDIPLIVKRGNSVGDVCELIHRDFKNNFRYAMVWGKSAKFPGQTVGMDHVVQDEDILCIIVRR; this is encoded by the coding sequence ATGGCGACGATCGAGGACCAGATAAAGGAATTGGAGGAAGAGATCTCCAAGACCAAATACAACAAGGCGACGGAAGGGCACATAGGGAAGCTGAAAGCTAAGATCGCCCGCCTGAGCCAGGAAGAGGAGAAAAGACGCTCTTCCAAAGGTCCGACCAAAGGTTTCTACGTCAAAAAGGCTGGAAATGCCACCGTCGCATTGGTAGGATTCCCTTCGGTGGGAAAATCCACCCTACTGAACCAGCTCACCGGAGCCAAATCCGAGGTCGGAGCGTACCATTTCACCACCCTCGATGTCGTGCCCGGAGTCATGGAGTATAACCACGCCAAAATCCAGATCCTCGACATGCCCGGTCTGATCAAAGACGCATCCCGCGGAAAGGGAAGAGGGAGAGAGGTCATCGCGGCCGCCAGATCAGCCGATGTTATTCTCCTCGTGGTTGACATCTTCAACCCGAACATGAACGTGCTGTTCAAAGAGCTGTACAACGCCGCCATCCGCATGAACCAGAAGAGGCCGGATGTTGTCATAACTCCCGGCGATCACGGAGGGATTATCGTCAAACCCACCGTGAAGCTCACCAAAATCGATGTGGACACCATAAAGGACATGACCGCCGCCTATGGGCACATAAACGCGACGGTAGTCGTCCGCGAAGACATCGACGTGGAACAGATGCTGGACGTGCTGGCCGGCAACAGGGTGTACATCAAATCCATCATGGCGATCAACAAGGTGGACCTCGCCAAGCCCGGACAATTGGAATCGGTGCAGGAGATGCACAAAGCCTACCGCAACGTCCCGGTATCCGCAGCCACCGGATTCGGGATAGACGAGCTGAAACAGGCCATATACGACACAATAGACATGATCCGCGTATACCTCAAACCGCAGGGGCAGGAAGCGGACATGGACATCCCGCTCATAGTCAAGCGCGGGAACAGCGTCGGAGACGTTTGCGAGCTCATCCACAGGGATTTCAAGAACAATTTCAGGTATGCCATGGTCTGGGGCAAAAGCGCGAAATTCCCTGGCCAGACTGTCGGCATGGACCACGTCGTTCAGGACGAGGACATACTCTGCATCATAGTCAGAAGATGA
- a CDS encoding zinc-ribbon domain-containing protein, with protein sequence MAEAAVGKTSLKEDLSALNTKQIVAIIIAIAVALILEAMGFASTACLGFLVVAIILYMVPHLLGVNSVKVKALIGVIFIVLSLLVGTFGYMGVNHDLKDTIDVDGKYVKDVSYDESTGTLVMTLVPVEDKEFKPGIDYGPISGISFGAIRLTNKDTTTFNDIQLVKNADGSYRGTAKLDLESGKFYMLKVYVDEDKKNYLQFAYDTGISDGDMMKICFVGSAYTTAYIASMFFVILIFSALMRRSIGKTREKMEEEGRLYPQGYGRCKNCGAIVLPGEVNCRKCGTYIDVPEEMKPKKKDRFVCSECGCEITADATVCPKCGKEFDEDTEAEIRHEDGTVDVSTDVFVCTECGSKVPANAKRCPKCGAVFDEDDE encoded by the coding sequence ATGGCAGAAGCAGCGGTGGGCAAGACGAGCCTCAAAGAGGACCTGTCTGCCCTCAACACCAAGCAGATCGTGGCGATAATAATCGCGATCGCTGTCGCGCTCATACTTGAGGCGATGGGATTCGCGTCCACGGCTTGCTTAGGTTTCCTGGTGGTGGCCATCATCCTGTATATGGTCCCACATCTTCTTGGAGTCAATTCAGTCAAAGTGAAAGCTTTGATCGGAGTGATCTTCATCGTATTGTCGCTCCTGGTTGGGACGTTCGGATATATGGGCGTCAACCATGATCTGAAAGACACCATAGATGTCGATGGAAAATACGTCAAGGATGTATCTTATGACGAATCCACAGGTACTTTGGTCATGACACTGGTGCCGGTTGAAGACAAGGAATTCAAGCCCGGCATCGATTATGGTCCGATAAGCGGAATATCGTTCGGCGCCATACGTCTGACGAATAAAGATACGACGACGTTCAACGATATTCAATTGGTCAAGAATGCCGACGGTTCGTATAGAGGCACAGCGAAATTGGACCTCGAAAGCGGCAAATTCTACATGCTCAAGGTATACGTCGATGAGGACAAGAAGAATTATCTGCAGTTCGCATACGATACCGGGATCTCCGACGGCGACATGATGAAGATATGCTTCGTAGGGTCTGCGTACACGACCGCATACATCGCGTCGATGTTCTTTGTGATCCTGATTTTCTCGGCTCTCATGAGGAGGAGCATCGGCAAGACCCGCGAGAAGATGGAGGAGGAAGGCCGCCTGTATCCCCAGGGTTATGGCAGATGCAAGAATTGCGGCGCCATAGTCCTGCCCGGAGAGGTGAACTGCAGGAAATGCGGCACATACATCGATGTCCCCGAGGAGATGAAGCCCAAGAAGAAGGACCGTTTCGTATGTTCCGAATGCGGATGCGAGATAACCGCTGACGCGACGGTCTGCCCCAAGTGCGGGAAGGAGTTCGACGAGGATACCGAAGCGGAGATCCGCCACGAGGACGGGACCGTAGATGTAAGCACCGATGTGTTCGTCTGCACCGAGTGCGGGAGCAAAGTCCCCGCCAACGCGAAGAGATGCCCCAAGTGCGGGGCGGTTTTCGACGAAGACGACGAATAA